GATGATGGCGATCGCGTAGACCCCGGGGCCGAGGCCGACAGCCAGGAACATGTAGCCGATCTGGCTGACGGTCGAGTAGGCGAGCACCTTCTTGATGTCGTCGTAGGCGCATCCGGCGATGCAGCCGTAGAGCAGCGTGACCGCGCCGACGACCGTCACTACAAGCTGGGCCGACTCGCTGGCATCGAAGATCGGGTTGGCGCGGGCGATCAGGTAGACGCCCGCGGTGACCATGGTGGCGGCGTGGATCAGCGCCGAGACCGGAGTCGGGCCTTCCATCGCGTCCGGCAGCCAGGCCTGCAGCGGCACCTGGCCGGACTTGCCGCACGCGCCGAGCAGCAGCAGCAGCGCGATGGTGGTGACGACAGCGCCGTTGAGGGTCTCGATGCCGCCGAAGACCTCGGCGTACGACGTGGTCCCCAGGTGCGACCACATCAGGAAGATCGCCAGCGCCAGGCCGACGTCGCCGACGCGGTTCATGATGAACGCCTTCTTGGCTGCGGTGGCGGCGGCCTTCTTGTACTGCCAGAAGGCGATCAGCAGGTACGACGCGACGCCGACGCCCTCCCAGCCGAAGTAGAGCGCGACAAACGAGTTGCCGAGCACCAGCAGCAGCATCGAAGCGACGAAGATGTTGAGGTAGGCAAAGAACCGGCGGCGCCCCTCATCGTGGGACATGTAGCCGATCGAGTAGATGTGGATCAGCGACCCGACACCGGTGATCAGCAGCACGAAGACGCTGGAGAGCGGGTCGAAGAGTAGGCCCGCCTCGATCTTCAGATCGCCCGACAGCACCCAGGTGAACATGTCCAGACTCTGGGCCTTGTCTGCGGTGTTCGTCAGCGAGATGAACATCCAGAGCCCGAGCGCGAACGCGGCGATCACCGAGGCGCACCCGAGCAGGTGTCCCCACTTGTCGGCACGCTTGCCAAGCAACAGCAGCGCGATCCCGCTGGCCAGCGGCAGCACGATCAGCAGCCACGACAGGCTAAACGGCCCGCTCGCGGCTACCGCTTGCTCGGCGGCAAGCGTCATTGAGGTCGTCACATCTATCCCTTAGTACTTCAGCAGGTTCGCGTCATCGACCGAGGCCGAGCGACGGGTCCGGAAGATCGCCATGATGATCGCGAGTCCGACCACGACTTCGGCAGCGGCGACCACCATCACGAAGAACGCGATGAGCTGGCCGTCGAGCTGGCCGTGCATCCGCGAGAACGTCACCAGGGTCAGGTTGGCGGCGTTGAGCATCAGCTCGACCGACATGAACACCACGATGGCGTTGCGGCGCACGAGTACGCCGACGACACCGATGGTGAACAGGATCGCCGACAGCACCAGGTAGGCGGCGGGGCTCATGCGCGATCTCCCTGGTTGTCCTCGGTCGGTAGCAGACGTCGCGGTGGTACGGCGCCATCGCTGTCGCTGGTGATGAGCTGCCCACCGGGAGGGGCCTGCATCTCCACGCCACGCGCCTGGCTCTCGGGGGCCACTCGCCCATCGGGCAGCAGTGCGGGGGTGGCGACGGAGTGCGAGTTGGCGAAGACACCGGGTCCGACCAGCGGATACGGGCTCTTGGAGGCGAACCGCTGCAGCGCGCGCTCCTTCTGGGTGTGCCGACGGTCGCGCTCGATGTGCGCGAGCACCATCGCGCCGATGGTGGCGATGACCAGCAGCGCTCCGGCGACCTCGAAGGCGAAGAGGTAGTCGGTGAAGATCAGCGCAGCCAGTCCGCGGACGTTGCCGGCGGCCATCTGGTTGATGGTGTCGACGCTGGCGAACTGCTGGCCTTCGGTCGCGCGGTAGACCGTCACGGCGACGATGACCGCGAAGCCGATGCCGAACCAGGCGGCGTACGCCCGCTGTCCGCGCAGCGTCTCGATCAGCGAGTCGTTGGAGTCGCGTCCGACCAGCATCAGCACGAAGACGAACAGGATCATGATCGCGCCGGTGTAGACGATGATCTGGACGACGCCGAGGAAGGGCCCGGCCTGAGCCATGTAGAAGACGCCGAGGCTCAGCATCGTGCCGACGAGCCACAGCGCGGAGTGGATCGCGTTGCGCGAGAAGAGCATGCCCAGAGCACCGAGTACGGCGACCGGGGCCAGCAGCGCGAAGATCCAGACCTCGCCCTCGCTCATCTGGCCGGCTTCGGCCGCGAGTACCGCTACCGAGCTCATCGCACCGTCTCCTCGGACTCGTCACGCTGCGATCCGTCGGTGTTGTAGCGCAACGTTCCGGCCTCGAACTGGCGCTGCAGCTCTGGGCCGTTCACGTAGTAGTCCTTCTCGTCATCGCCCAGTCGCATGGGATGCGGCGGTGCCTCCATGCCCTCCAGCAGCGGCGACAGCAGCTCGGACTTGGTGAAGATCAGGTCCTGGCGGTTGTCGTCGGCGAGCTCGTAGTCGTTGCTCATCGTCAGCGAGCGGGTCGGGCACGCCTCGATGCACAGTCCGCAGAAGATGCAGCGCAGGTAGTTGATCTGGTAGACCTTCGCGTAGCGCTCGCCGGGGCTGAACCGCGCCTCGTC
The nucleotide sequence above comes from Epidermidibacterium keratini. Encoded proteins:
- the nuoL gene encoding NADH-quinone oxidoreductase subunit L; this encodes MTLAAEQAVAASGPFSLSWLLIVLPLASGIALLLLGKRADKWGHLLGCASVIAAFALGLWMFISLTNTADKAQSLDMFTWVLSGDLKIEAGLLFDPLSSVFVLLITGVGSLIHIYSIGYMSHDEGRRRFFAYLNIFVASMLLLVLGNSFVALYFGWEGVGVASYLLIAFWQYKKAAATAAKKAFIMNRVGDVGLALAIFLMWSHLGTTSYAEVFGGIETLNGAVVTTIALLLLLGACGKSGQVPLQAWLPDAMEGPTPVSALIHAATMVTAGVYLIARANPIFDASESAQLVVTVVGAVTLLYGCIAGCAYDDIKKVLAYSTVSQIGYMFLAVGLGPGVYAIAIIHLLAHGFFKAGLFLGAGSVMHAMNDEVDMRKFGGLWKYMRITFVTFGLGYLALIGFPFLSGFYSKDPIIEMAFAQGGVKGWIFGLTTAIGAGLTAFYMTRLMLMTFFGKKRWDEGVHPHESPPTMTIPMIILAFGSLAGGYLLVNVFDVAAWLTPSVGEPVELEAAMEASPIPTGIVIALTMGLIALGIVLAWLFVGRKDVPRTAPAKVSPVVAAARANLYGDRFNETVFEKPGLALTRASLWLEDRGVDGAVQGLSGGLIAGSGRLRRTQNGAVRSYALSMLGGVVLVIIALLAVRFA
- the nuoK gene encoding NADH-quinone oxidoreductase subunit NuoK, which encodes MSPAAYLVLSAILFTIGVVGVLVRRNAIVVFMSVELMLNAANLTLVTFSRMHGQLDGQLIAFFVMVVAAAEVVVGLAIIMAIFRTRRSASVDDANLLKY
- a CDS encoding NADH-quinone oxidoreductase subunit J, with product MSSVAVLAAEAGQMSEGEVWIFALLAPVAVLGALGMLFSRNAIHSALWLVGTMLSLGVFYMAQAGPFLGVVQIIVYTGAIMILFVFVLMLVGRDSNDSLIETLRGQRAYAAWFGIGFAVIVAVTVYRATEGQQFASVDTINQMAAGNVRGLAALIFTDYLFAFEVAGALLVIATIGAMVLAHIERDRRHTQKERALQRFASKSPYPLVGPGVFANSHSVATPALLPDGRVAPESQARGVEMQAPPGGQLITSDSDGAVPPRRLLPTEDNQGDRA
- the nuoI gene encoding NADH-quinone oxidoreductase subunit NuoI — protein: MAKSFLPGPLQGFGLTLAQVFKPGANLKYPEVKHIVKPRYHGRHVLNRHPDGLEKCVGCELCAWACPADAIYVEGGNNTDEARFSPGERYAKVYQINYLRCIFCGLCIEACPTRSLTMSNDYELADDNRQDLIFTKSELLSPLLEGMEAPPHPMRLGDDEKDYYVNGPELQRQFEAGTLRYNTDGSQRDESEETVR